From Mucilaginibacter gotjawali:
TTCTTCGGCCTTTCCCAATAATTGCTCCTGGCTCACTACATGGTTTACAAGGCCGCATTGGAGTGCATCAGCGGCAGTAATCATATCAGCGGTCATAATCATTTCCATCGCTTTCCCTTTTCCAACCAGTGCGGTTAAACGCTGGGTGCCGCCATAGCCTGGTATCAACCCCAAGGTTACTTCGGGCAACCCCATTTTGGCATTTTCAGCGGCGACGCGGATATGACAGGCCATGGCAAGTTCCAATCCACCGCCGAGGGCGAAACCATTTATAGCGGCAATTACCGGCTTGTTCCCATTCTCTATCTTATCAAAAACAAGTGTTTGTCCCTGCCTTGCTATCTCACCGCCGCCCTCCGAACCTGTATCTTTAAATTCTGAGATATCAGCACCCGCTACAAAAGCTTTTTGCCCTGCACCGGTAATAATAATTCCGCCAACTTCTGGGTTATTAAAGGCATCTGATAAGGCCGAATGCAATTCAGCCAGGGTGTCTTTATTTAGGGCATTCAATTTGCTTTCGCGATTGATGATGATGAATTGAATCCGTTCCTTATATTCAATAAGTAAATTTTTAAATGACATCTTAATTTCCTTTAAAAATTACGGTGCTGATGTACCCATTCCGTAATGTATTTTACAATATCTTTTGTATGGGTACCCGGCGGAAAAAGTTCACCAATGCCCAGTTTTTTTAGTTCAGCCATGTCTTCCTGCGGGATGATGCCACCGCCGGTAATCAGTACGTCGTCCATCCCTTTTTCTTTTACCAGGTTGATGATCTTCGGGAAAACCGTCATGTGCGCCCCGGAAAGGATGGAAACACCGATGGCATCCACGTCCTCCTGCAGGGCTGTATTTACCACCATCTCAGGAGTTTGGCGCAACCCTGTATAGATCACTTCCATTCCTGCGTCACGCAGCGAGGTTGCAATTATGCGCGCGCCCCGGTCGTGCCCGTCAAGCCCCACTTTGGCCACTAAAACACGAATAGGACGGTTAAAAGGTTTGCTCATTTAAAACCCTGATTGGTTGCCTGTAAAAGTAATAAGAAATTATGAGCTTGTTAAAATAGTAATCAATAAGAGACCCAACTATTCGTTTTTAAACGATTTATAAATAAAAACGAAAACAATTTAAATATTACCCGTATAAACAATATTTTTATCGCTTATGCCTTCACAATTGTCGTTAAAAAAAATAAGGCCGATACAATTGGTCGCTGTAATTTTCTTTACGGTTTCAGGTGGCCCCTATGGTTTGGAGCCATTGGTATCGTACGCTGGTCAGCATAGCGCATTACTTATTTTATTGATCACCCCTTTATTGTGGGATGTGCCTGCTATTTTTACCGTGCTTGAGTTGAACGGTATGATGCCAGTTACCGGCGGCTATTATAAATGGGTGAAACATACCTTAGGCACCCGATGGGGTTTTTATGAAGGCTGGTGGACCTGGCTCTATACTTTTATCGATCTCGCCATTTATCCCGGTTTGTTTGTGGTGTATGCCTCCTTCTTTTTTCCATGGCTGATGGATTACCGGATCCCCATTTGCCTGGTTTTTGTTTGGCTTTCTGCCTTGCTGAATATCTTAGGTATAGTTCCGGTAGGTAAAACATCGTTGATATTAGGGGCGGCAGTGGTAACACCGTTCATCATTTTATTTGTACTGGCATTTTACCATCATTCGGTTACCAGCATTCCTTCACAAACGCTAAAAGGGGTACCTTTTTCATCATTAGGGATGGCCCTGTACACGGTGATGTGGAACTGCCTGGGCTGGGACAACGTAACCACCTATGCCGAAGAAGTTGAACGCCCGGTGAAGTCCTATTTATATTCAACCTTTACAGCTTTTGGACTGGTGATCGTATTATACTTTTTAATTATCCTGGTTTCGCAGCAAACAGGTATTGATACCGGCAAATTGCAGGAACACGCCTTCCCCGCAGTAGGTGAAGCTATCGGCGGCCACTGGCTGGGGCAGCTGATCGCCCTGGCAGGTATGGCCAGCACCTTCGGGATCTATGCGGCGGTGTTGCTTTCCGTTTCGCGCGTGCCTAAAGTTATGGCGGATGATGACCTGCTCCCCCATTTTTTAAACAAACAGCACAAGCGATTTTTAAGCCCTTATGTCTCCATCATTACCTGCTCGCTGGTGGTTAGCCTGATGGTACTATGGCCCTTTGCTGACCTGCTGATCATTGATGTGACGGTTTACGGCGCCGGTTTATCCCTCGAATATATCTCCTTAATAAAACTACGTAAAGTGGCGCCGGATGCGCCGAGACCATTTAAAATACCTTTAAGTATAACCGGCCTTTATATGATGGTGCTGCTGCCCTTCGTGGTTTATTTTGTGGCGCTGGCAGGCGCATTCTCTTCTACGGAACAAGCTGTTTGGGCAGCAGTTTTTGCTATTGCCGTATTGGCAAGCGCTGAACTGGTGTGGCAGCTGATTCTATGGAAAAAACCCCACCATCGGAAAGGAACGATATTTCAGTAGAAACGGCAATACTTTGCGTCTCTGACGTTTCTTGAATGATATCGGGAGACGCAATGCTTTGCGTCTCTACCTTGCAGAGGCCCAAAAAATCGCGTTGCAAAATATCCTTTTATAAACCTCACTGTTAAATAACACCGGCGAATGCCCCATAAAAATATAAACATTTTTTGCCTTAACATTCGGGTTAGTCCAAATGACCGGGTGATCGCCCATTTTGATGTCTGAATTGGGGCTGTAGGTTGATTCATCCACACTGGCAATTACATGCACATTTGGCCGCGGGCTTTTATCATAGGTGTACCATTCTTCTTTTTCAACCATAAATGAGGAAGGCACACCTTTCATAACCGGGTGGTGCGGATCTTCTATAATCACTTTAGCCCTGGCAAAGGTTGGGATATAATTTTTGTAGGTGATGCCCCCCATGAACCCCGAGAACCAGTCCCACATTTTGTAACCGTCAAAGTCGCCAAGCAGGGTGGCATGGTGAAAACCGATCCAGCCGCCGCGGCCATTGGTGATATAATCTTCAAATGCTTTTACTGCTTTATCCTTCCAGGCGTACGGCGGATAATCCAACTGGATAAACAATTGGTATTTACTTAAAAATGCGGAATCGATCAGGTCGGTATTCCGGATATAATCGATGGTAAAATTACTGTCGGCAGCCAGTTTATCCAGCCATGGTCGGGCTGCTTTGGTATATTCAACATGATGCCCTCCGTTTTCATATAACGCGACTACATGAAAGCGGGGCGCTTTTTGCGAAAAAACCGTTGAATGCCCAATAATGATGATTGATACAATTAACAGAAATATTTTCGATCTCATAATATCCGGGTTAATGGCACAAGATAAGGCCTTCCCGTGAATTTTAAGTATCAAAATAACGTGTTTAGCGATTAAAAAATAGTGAAAAAGGCAGATCTTAAAGCCGGGCCTGTGCGATTCCCCTCTTGAGAGGCCTGCCTGCCGGTAGGCAGGGGTGGAGGGGTCTGGTGACGAGTATGTTTGCTAACACACCCCCGCCACACCACAGGCCAGCGCACCCCTCTCGAGAGGGGAGTTGTCATAGTACTCATATTTCCAATTAGTTATAGTGCTCAATATGGAGATTTTCCAATCGCCAAACATTTTATTAAATAATTAAGTTCAGCCTGGTTTTTATTACCGCCTGATATTAAGCAGGCAGGGAAAAAAATCAATTTGTAAAAGGTCCGAATTAAAATAAATCCGAATTCGAACATCCGACATCCGAAATAAATGAATAATATTGATTTAGAATTATCAACCAAATGGATAAAGAGTTAAGAAGCCGGCAATGGTTCGGGCGGAAAGGCAAAGACGGGTTTATTTACCGGGCCTGGATGAAAAACCAGGGGATCCCCGCCCATGAATTACAAGGAAAACCGGTTATCGGCATTTGCAATACATGGTCGGAACTGACCCCATGCAACGCCCATTTCAGGGAACTGGCTGAGTCGGTTAAGCATGGCATTTACGAAGCGGGCGGTTTCCCGGTGGAGTTCCCGGTAATGTCGCTGGGTGAAACGCTGATCAAACCAACTGCTATGCTGTACCGCAACCTGGTGAGTATGGATGTGGAAGAATCTATCCGCGCCAACCCGTTGGACGGCGTGGTTTTGCTTTGCGGCTGCGATAAAACTACGCCGGCACTTATTATGGGTGCTGCAAGTGTCAACCTGCCTACCATTGTGGTTTCGGGCGGGCCAATGCTTACCGGTAAATACCGGGGGCAGGATATAAGCACATCCGATGTATGGCGTTTTTCTGAAGCATACAGAAGCGGCGTAATGAGCGACGAAGAACTTTTTGTTGCAGAAGCCTGCATGACGCGAAGCCGCGGCCATTGCGCCGTAATGGGTACGGCATCCACCATGGCCTGTATGGTGGAATCATTGGGATTAAGCCTGCCCGAGAATGCCGCTATCCCCGCAGCTGATTCACGCAGAAAAGTATTGGCGCATTTATCCGGCAGCCGGATTGTTGATATGGTGAATGAAGACCTGAAGCTTTCGGATATATTAACCCGGCAGGCTTTTGAAAACGCCATCACCGTAAATGCGGCTATCGGTGGTTCAACTAATTTTGTGATCCATTTACTGGCAATTGCCGCCCGCATTGGGGTTGATTTGGGTATGGATGATTTTAATAATATCAAAAACATCCCTTTGCTGGCCAACCTGCAGCCATCCGGCAAATATTTTATGGAAGACTTTTATTATGCCGGCGGCTTGCCGGCGTTAATGAAAGAATTGCACGCTGTTTTGCATCGCGACAGCATAACTGTCAGCGGAAAGCCCATTGAAGAAAATTACCTGAGAAGCGAATGCTTTAATCGTGACATGATTGCCACAATGGATAAGCCTTTTAACCTGCTCGCCGGCATCGTGGTGGTAAAAGGTAATCTTTGTGAAAACGGCGCGGTGTTAAAACCATCGGCAGCCAGCCCGGCTTTAATGAATCATACCGGCCGTGCCGTGGTATTTGAAAATATTGAGGATTATAAGGCCAAAATTGATGATCCCAATTTAGATGTAGATGAAACCAGCGTGCTGGTGTTGAAAAACGTAGGGCCAAAAGGCTATCCCGGCATGCCGGAAGTTGGCAATATGTCGATCCCTAAAAAATTGCTGGAGAAAGGCGTTACGGATATGGTACGCATTTCTGACGGACGGATGAGCGGCACCGGATTTGGCACCGTAGTACTGCATGTTTCGCCCGAGGCGGCTATTGGCGGTACTTTGGCCATTGTACAAAATGGGGATATTATTCACCTGGATGTTGCCGCCGGTTTGCTGCAGGTTGAATTAACTGAGGATGAGATCATTCGCAGAAAAGGTGAGTTACAGCCATTTGAAAATTTAACCAGCAGGGGCTACGTGTGGCTCTACCAAACCCATGTTGAACAGGCACATTTAGGTGCTGATATGGTTTTTTTAAAGGGAGGGTCGGGCACCGGGGTGTTAAGGGATTCGCATTGAATCCTATTGAGTTATTATTGTGACATAATTGTTATTTAAAAATGAGCGGATATATCAATAACCTTCTTGCAAGAATGTCGGATCGTACTTATTCCGAACACAAGATTAAAGGATCCGGACTAACTGAAATAAAATATACGACCTCGACTAACGCAATTGAGGAGGCAAGAAATCTTTCAAATAGCCAATTAGGCGCCGGGTTGTTTGTAATGATTGAACAGGCGAAAGACAAGGAATCAAAAAATAACCTCTATTTTATATTGGGAAGCATTGCGACAAATACAAAGGATGAAAACATAACGCGCTTTTTGATTTCAAGGCTGTCTGTAGAAAAAGATAAAACTATCCTGGTAACAATTTTATCACCCCTGGGCGAATTGTATAAACCCGCGACGATAGATCTTTCGCCAATTATCAAATGTACCGATAGTAAAAACTGGCATGTTAGAGGCAAGGCTTACGAAGCGTTAACAAACAGCGAAATTGATGCAGAGGGCTTCCTGGGTGGAAAACTAAAACTGACGCAGAATAACGATGATATCCAATATTTACTCTGGGCTATTACATATGTTGCCACGTCAAAATCACGGGCAATAATTGAGAAATTTTTAAAAAGCCGTCAGCAATCAATAAAGGGAGCAGCAGAAAATGCATTGGTAATATTATTAATTAGAGAAGGTTATGATTTTAACGAAATAGCCCGGATAAGCCGATCACCGTTGACGGGCGTAGAAAGGTTAAATGAAAGAATTGCTTTTTTTACCCGACGCCCCTTAGCCTTTTGAGCAAGGCGCCAATAATTGAACAGGCTGTTAAAATACCATAAATCAGACTCAAACATGACAACCAAAAATTTCACCAATAAAACAGCTATTGTAACCGGCGCGGGCCAGGGCATTGGCTTTGAAATTGCCAGGCAGATGGCGCTTGAAGGCGCCTGGGTGTTGCTCAATGATATCAATGAGGCACTGGTAAAAACTGCTGCCGAAAAGATTGCAAATGAAGGCGGAAACTGTTACGCACTGGCGGGCGATGCTGCGGATGTCGATTTCATCCAGCATATGGTAGACTCAGCCGTGCGGCATTTTGGCGGCCTGGATATCGCTATTGCCAATGCCGGAATCACCCTGTTTGGCGATTTTTTAAATTACCCTGTTGAATCGCTGCAAAGCGTAATGCGCCTGAATTTGCAAGGCAGTTTTTTCCTCGCCCAAAAAGCGGCTAATCAAATGATCAGGCAGGAAAGCGGTGGGCGCATCCTGTTCATGTCATCCGTTACCGGCCACCAGGCACACCAGGACCTTGCCGCCTATGGCATGACCAAGGCCGCGCTTGAAATGCTTGCCAAAAGCCTGGTTATTGAGTTATCACCATACCAAATTACCGTAAACACTGTTGCCCCCGGCGCTACCCTAACCGAAAGAACGATGGAAGATGCCGGGTATAAAAATACATGGTCGCGCATTACACCGATGGGCCGCCCGGCAACGGTGGAGGATGTGGCCAGTGCTGTTTTATTTTTAGTTTCTCCGCAAGCCGGGCATATCACCGGACAAAACATCATTGTTGATGGCGGGTGGACGGCGGTAAGCACATCGCCGTATTAACAGTTAACATTAAAATATTGTTAATTTAACTCCTATCAGTTTTGTAGGATATAAAAATATTGTATATTTGCAGTGGTGATAAGATGTAAGCCCAACAGTTTATACTTCACTAATGCAGGTAGCTGAAAGGCGGCAGCAAAAAAAGAAAATGGTTCGATCCCGTTTCCTGCGTCCTCTTCTCATAATTTAGGTTTATAATTGGTTAGAACGAGCTCCTGCCCATCAGGAGCTCTTCTTTTTTTACGCGTTTTTAATTTAAATATATTTCTTCCCGGTTATACTTTCGCCTGTAATCCTGTGGGGTAAGGCCCGTTATCTTTTTAAACACTTCGCGAAAGGTTTTGATATCATTATACCCGGCATCATACATTAAAAGGTTAATGTTCTGGCTCCCTTTTTCGAGCGCCTTTTTGGCCGCTTCAATTTTCACACGCTGCAAATACTCAAACGGCGTATTCTTTGTGGCTTTTTTAAAGCGCCTGATAAAATTACGCTTGCTCATATTGGCGCGGTCGGCGATATCGTCAATAGTAAGCGGCAAATGATGATTTTCTTCAATATAAGTTTGCGCTTTCAGTATATCGTCATCATTATGTTTGCGCTGGCCCTTAAATACCGAGAAATGCGATTGGCTGATCCTGTCCATATCCAGCGAAAACATTTTACTTGCCCAAACGCCCACTTCCCTGCCGCAAAAC
This genomic window contains:
- a CDS encoding enoyl-CoA hydratase/isomerase family protein; translation: MSFKNLLIEYKERIQFIIINRESKLNALNKDTLAELHSALSDAFNNPEVGGIIITGAGQKAFVAGADISEFKDTGSEGGGEIARQGQTLVFDKIENGNKPVIAAINGFALGGGLELAMACHIRVAAENAKMGLPEVTLGLIPGYGGTQRLTALVGKGKAMEMIMTADMITAADALQCGLVNHVVSQEQLLGKAEELLSKILLRAPLAIASAITAVNAAVKDGVNGFETEIGEFSKCFTTKDLQEGIAAFLEKRKPAFKGE
- a CDS encoding cobalamin B12-binding domain-containing protein, with the protein product MSKPFNRPIRVLVAKVGLDGHDRGARIIATSLRDAGMEVIYTGLRQTPEMVVNTALQEDVDAIGVSILSGAHMTVFPKIINLVKEKGMDDVLITGGGIIPQEDMAELKKLGIGELFPPGTHTKDIVKYITEWVHQHRNF
- a CDS encoding APC family permease, whose protein sequence is MPSQLSLKKIRPIQLVAVIFFTVSGGPYGLEPLVSYAGQHSALLILLITPLLWDVPAIFTVLELNGMMPVTGGYYKWVKHTLGTRWGFYEGWWTWLYTFIDLAIYPGLFVVYASFFFPWLMDYRIPICLVFVWLSALLNILGIVPVGKTSLILGAAVVTPFIILFVLAFYHHSVTSIPSQTLKGVPFSSLGMALYTVMWNCLGWDNVTTYAEEVERPVKSYLYSTFTAFGLVIVLYFLIILVSQQTGIDTGKLQEHAFPAVGEAIGGHWLGQLIALAGMASTFGIYAAVLLSVSRVPKVMADDDLLPHFLNKQHKRFLSPYVSIITCSLVVSLMVLWPFADLLIIDVTVYGAGLSLEYISLIKLRKVAPDAPRPFKIPLSITGLYMMVLLPFVVYFVALAGAFSSTEQAVWAAVFAIAVLASAELVWQLILWKKPHHRKGTIFQ
- a CDS encoding ThuA domain-containing protein; amino-acid sequence: MRSKIFLLIVSIIIIGHSTVFSQKAPRFHVVALYENGGHHVEYTKAARPWLDKLAADSNFTIDYIRNTDLIDSAFLSKYQLFIQLDYPPYAWKDKAVKAFEDYITNGRGGWIGFHHATLLGDFDGYKMWDWFSGFMGGITYKNYIPTFARAKVIIEDPHHPVMKGVPSSFMVEKEEWYTYDKSPRPNVHVIASVDESTYSPNSDIKMGDHPVIWTNPNVKAKNVYIFMGHSPVLFNSEVYKRIFCNAIFWASAR
- a CDS encoding IlvD/Edd family dehydratase → MDKELRSRQWFGRKGKDGFIYRAWMKNQGIPAHELQGKPVIGICNTWSELTPCNAHFRELAESVKHGIYEAGGFPVEFPVMSLGETLIKPTAMLYRNLVSMDVEESIRANPLDGVVLLCGCDKTTPALIMGAASVNLPTIVVSGGPMLTGKYRGQDISTSDVWRFSEAYRSGVMSDEELFVAEACMTRSRGHCAVMGTASTMACMVESLGLSLPENAAIPAADSRRKVLAHLSGSRIVDMVNEDLKLSDILTRQAFENAITVNAAIGGSTNFVIHLLAIAARIGVDLGMDDFNNIKNIPLLANLQPSGKYFMEDFYYAGGLPALMKELHAVLHRDSITVSGKPIEENYLRSECFNRDMIATMDKPFNLLAGIVVVKGNLCENGAVLKPSAASPALMNHTGRAVVFENIEDYKAKIDDPNLDVDETSVLVLKNVGPKGYPGMPEVGNMSIPKKLLEKGVTDMVRISDGRMSGTGFGTVVLHVSPEAAIGGTLAIVQNGDIIHLDVAAGLLQVELTEDEIIRRKGELQPFENLTSRGYVWLYQTHVEQAHLGADMVFLKGGSGTGVLRDSH
- a CDS encoding SDR family NAD(P)-dependent oxidoreductase → MTTKNFTNKTAIVTGAGQGIGFEIARQMALEGAWVLLNDINEALVKTAAEKIANEGGNCYALAGDAADVDFIQHMVDSAVRHFGGLDIAIANAGITLFGDFLNYPVESLQSVMRLNLQGSFFLAQKAANQMIRQESGGRILFMSSVTGHQAHQDLAAYGMTKAALEMLAKSLVIELSPYQITVNTVAPGATLTERTMEDAGYKNTWSRITPMGRPATVEDVASAVLFLVSPQAGHITGQNIIVDGGWTAVSTSPY